A stretch of the Ornithodoros turicata isolate Travis chromosome 4, ASM3712646v1, whole genome shotgun sequence genome encodes the following:
- the LOC135392409 gene encoding uncharacterized protein K02A2.6-like — MGTFKATFRARDKQTQAPVYVVEGSHSSLLSYETARELMLIDIVRTISQKTSVDAKREFPRLLGGIGRLKNFQVKLQISEDVQPVARQHRRIPFRMRKAVEAELVRLESLDIIEPVTGPTPWVSPIVVVPKPHSSGAVRMCVDMREANRAIGRVRNVMPTVEDVIGILNGAAYFSKLDLNEGYHQLELEESSRHITTFSTHCGLRRYKRLLFGVNAGSEIFQDAIRQVLPDEDGIINISDDILVSGRTAEEHDRRLRLVLRSLEDAGLTLNEKKCLMGTQTLKFFGHVFSANGVSVDPEKVEAITKMPPPKNAAEVKSLLGMVNYCSRFIPRLAEMVEPMRSLTHSNVQFRWTREHQKAMDKIKREMSQSRTLAYFDEDKATSVITDAGPDGIAGMLIQESKDRKSANILAYYSRALSPVEKRYPQIDREMLAIVSTIERFRVYLAGGDFTVKTDHLPLVSILRNPSAKLSARLERFSLRLQHYVFDIEHISGKHNPADYMSRHPPVPSGAGASARETEAVEEYILFVVRSATPKALTISDIEEAYKHDRQMDLLIAALRTNDQKTRELLWQEQALKPFQHIRAELTVTERNIVLRGTTLVIPEKARLKIVELAHRGHQGVVKTKQLIREKVWFPGVDRMVETAVKNCEACQRTVDGGRISPLKMTPLPDGPWQSLAADFAGPLPGNKYLLVVVDEYSRFPVVATLSSLTAKSVTGKLNDIFTVHGLPYVLRTDNGPPFFSKEFAEFLDNNGIRHQKTTPLWPQGNGEVERFIKNVKKTVKAAGVQGQLWKEALSEYLLNYRATPHSTTAVTPAELLFGRKIRTKLPQLQEAQRQEKLRQRDRLKKAKMKAYADEKRHAEPHDFQEGDSVLLKRSSPLSHESQYEHRPFTVTRVQGSAITAECGNKRIVRNASYFKRIPCRRASGPDEWDVTDDLTRTWKEQSGHVETPTVEQEAQDASNEPHMDSASNLAEETPQLEGRRYPLRGTRSNPPKRYQDFVMK; from the coding sequence ATGGGAACATTCAAGGCTACGTTCAGAGCCAGGGATAAGCAAACTCAAGCGCCCGTATATGTCGTCGAAGGGTCACATTCATCATTACTGAGCTACGAAACGGCCAGAGAGCTCATGCTCATCGATATCGTACGAACAATATCCCAGAAGACATCGGTAGACGCAAAAAGAGAATTTCCTAGACTGCTCGGAGGTATTGGGCGGCTGAAGAATTTCCAGGTCAAGCTGCAAATATCGGAGGATGTGCAACCCGTGGCGCGACAGCATCGTAGAATTCCCTTCCGGATGAGGAAAGCGGTGGAAGCAGAGCTGGTTCGACTCGAGAGTCTAGACATAATCGAGCCGGTAACAGGACCCACACCGTGGGTTTCTCCAATCGTTGTAGTCCCCAAACCACATTCCAGTGGAGCGGTCCGAATGTGCGTAGATATGAGGGAAGCCAATAGAGCCATTGGCCGAGTCCGCAATGTGATGCCAACCGTCGAGGACGTCATCGGTATTTTGAATGGGGCAGCCTATTTTTCAAAACTTGACCTCAACGAAGGTTATCACCAGCTGGAGCTGGAGGAATCATCTCGTCACATCACGACTTTCTCAACACACTGCGGTCTCCGAAGATATAAGAGACTACTCTTTGGAGTCAACGCAGgctccgaaattttccaagaTGCCATAAGACAAGTCTTACCGGATGAAGACGGGATCATTAACATCAGTGATGACATCCTAGTATCCGGACGCACGGCAGAAGAACATGACCGCAGACTTAGATTGGTACTGAGGAGTTTAGAAGACGCGGGTCTGACCTTAAATGAAAAGAAGTGCCTCATGGGCACCCAGACTTTGAAGTTCTTTGGTCACGTCTTCTCGGCCAACGGTGTCAGCGTAGACCCGGAAAAGGTGGAGGCAATAACGAAGATGCCGCCCCCAAAGAACGCAGCAGAAGTGAAGAGCCTGTTAGGAATGGTCAACTATTGCAGTCGATTTATTCCCCGGTTGGCCGAAATGGTAGAGCCGATGAGAAGCTTAACACACAGCAATGTTCAGTTTCGGTGGACCAGGGAGCACCAGAAAGCCATGGACAAGATCAAGCGAGAGATGTCCCAGTCTAGGACTCTGGCGTACTTCGATGAGGACAAAGCTACCTCCGTCATCACCGATGCAGGGCCTGACGGGATAGCGGGGATGTTGATCCAGGAGTCCAAAGATAGGAAGAGTGCCAACATTTTGGCGTACTACAGTCGAGCGTTGTCTCCGGTAGAGAAGAGGTACCCTCAAATCGATAGAGAGATGTTAGCGATCGTGTCAACGATCGAACGGTTCCGGGTATACCTCGCAGGAGGCGACTTTACGGTAAAGACGGATCACCTACCGCTTGTGTCAATTTTACGAAACCCAAGTGCGAAGTTGTCGGCCCGGTTAGAGCGTTTCAGCTTAAGGCTTCAACACTATGTCTTCGACATTGAGCACATCTCCGGCAAACACAACCCGGCGGACTACATGTCACGACACCCGCCTGTGCCCAGCGGAGCGGGCGCGTCGGCTAGAGAAACTGAAGCAGTCGAAGAATATATTTTATTCGTCGTGAGGTCAGCCACGCCGAAAGCGCTCACGATAAGTGACATAGAGGAGGCGTACAAACATGACCGGCAAATGGACTTGCTGATAGCCGCTCTTCGCACAAACGATCAGAAGACTCGAGAGTTGCTGTGGCAAGAGCAAGCTTTGAAACCCTTCCAGCACATTAGAGCCGAGCTGACGGTGACTGAGAGGAATATCGTTTTGAGAGGGACAACGCTGGTGATTCCGGAGAAAGCACGGTTGAAAATCGTTGAGTTGGCACACCGAGGTCACCAGGGCGTCGTAAAAACCAAACAACTGATCCgagaaaaagtttggttcccggGGGTCGATAGGATGGTCGAGACTGCCGTCAAGAACTGTGAGGCATGTCAGAGAACGGTAGACGGGGGAAGAATTTCACCGTTAAAGATGACACCGCTGCCGGACGGCCCGTGGCAGTCCCTGGCGGCGGACTTCGCTGGTCCTTTGCCTGGCAACAAATACTTACTGGTAGTAGTAGACGAATACTCACGGTTCCCCGTGGTCGCAACGTTGTCGTCGCTGACTGCCAAGTCTGTCACAGGAAAGCTTAACGACATCTTCACAGTGCATGGGCTGCCTTACGTTCTCAGGACGGACAACGGCCCTCCCTTCTTTAGCAAAGAGTTCGCAGAATTCTTGGACAACAACGGAATTCGCCACCAAAAGACTACGCCACTGTGGCCGCAGGGCAACGGCGAAGTGGAGAGATTTATTAAGAACGTTAAGAAGACGGTGAAGGCCGCCGGGGTTCAGGGACAGCTATGGAAGGAGGCGCTCAGCGAATATCTTTTGAATTATCGGGCCACGCCACATTCAACCACCGCCGTAACTCCAGCGGAGCTCTTGTTTGGGAGGAAGATTCGGACAAAGTTACCCCAACTGCAAGAGGCGCAACGCCAAGAAAAGCTACGGCAAAGAGACCGACTAAAGAAAGCAAAGATGAAGGCCTACGCCGACGAGAAGCGTCACGCCGAGCCCCATGATTTTCAAGAGGGAGATAGTGTCCTACTGAAACGGTCTTCCCCGTTGTCTCATGAGTCGCAGTACGAGCATCGTCCGTTTACGGTAACACGAGTTCAAGGTTCAGCGATCACTGCCGAGTGTGGGAACAAGCGGATTGTTCGAAATGCCAGTTACTTCAAGCGCATTCCCTGTCGACGTGCAAGTGGGCCGGACGAGTGGGACGTAACTGACGATTTGACACGGACGTGGAAAGAACAAAGTGGACACGTGGAAACACCAACGGTGGAACAAGAAGCCCAGGATGCTTCAAACGAGCCACATATGGATTCCGCCTCCAATTTGGCCGAGGAGACGCCGCAACTGGAAGGCAGGCGGTATCCACTTCGGGGGACTCGTTCAAACCCGCCAAAGAGATATCAAGACTTTGTGATGAAGTGA
- the LOC135393134 gene encoding uncharacterized protein LOC135393134, producing METPLPPFPAFDPHSDVSSLSQRWLKWVARFENFLLAANVTNEARKRAMLLHYACEEVYDVFQTLSNTGTDYDTAIARLKEHFAPKRNTVYERHVLRRARQEVGETLDQFQVRLRRLGATCEFSEIEREIVSQIIEGTTSSRLRRVALRESDITLDQLMKLGRSIETTEMQASNIETPSETHTVHNVNEKKLNRRGRPQKKRDQRGRGGTQKCFGCGRRWPHEGGKTNCPAWGARCHKCQKGNHFAKWCRATTLPKEPVGSVNVLSTRSKVSSSEESVFHVQGSTKLPVVRVTVNDSPWTSSWTLEQESM from the coding sequence ATGGAGACTCCTTTGCCACCCTTTCCAGCATTTGACCCACATTCCGACGTGTCGTCGTTATCACAAAGATGGTTGAAGTGGGTAGCCCGCTTTGAAAATTTCCTGCTAGCCGCCAACGTCACTAACGAGGCGCGCAAGAGAGCCATGTTGCTGCACTACGCCTGTGAAGAAGTATATGACGTCTTCCAGACGCTTTCTAACACCGGGACAGATTATGACACTGCGATTGCACGACTCAAGGAACATTTCGCACCAAAGCGAAACACCGTGTACGAACGCCATGTGCTTCGGCGAGCCCGGCAAGAAGTCGGCGAAACACTGGACCAGTTCCAGGTCAGATTGAGACGTCTTGGAGCGACATGCGAATTTTCCGAGATTGAGAGGGAAATTGTCTCACAAATCATAGAGGGAACCACGTCAAGCAGATTAAGGAGAGTAGCACTCAGAGAATCGGACATTACACTCGACCAACTTATGAAGCTGGGAAGAAGCATCGAGACTACAGAGATGCAAGCATCCAACATAGAAACACCTTCAGAGACGCACACAGTTCACAATGTAAATGAGAAAAAACTTAACCGTAGAGGTCGGCCACAAAAGAAGAGAGATCAACGTGGTCGAGGGGGAACACAGAAGTGCTTTGGCTGCGGCAGAAGGTGGCCCCATGAAGGCGGAAAGACAAACTGTCCTGCTTGGGGAGCGAGGTGTCACAAATGTCAGAAGGGCAACCATTTCGCGAAGTGGTGCAGAGCGACCACTTTGCCTAAGGAACCGGTGGGGTCCGTGAACGTGTTGTCCACGCGTTCAAAAGTTTCAAGCTCAGAAGAGTCTGTGTTTCACGTACAGGGCTCCACGAAGCTCCCTGTCGTTAGAGTAACGGTTAACGATAGCCCCTGGACTTCTTCCTGGACACTGGAGCAGGAGTCAATGTGA